The Verrucomicrobiota bacterium JB022 genome contains a region encoding:
- a CDS encoding aldo/keto reductase — protein sequence MSGEIDFQGKSVSRLALGCMHFGGDWAPGTDISEDARRQARAALVAAQEAGINFFDHADIYCRGRSERLFGELARELGLKRRDYVLQSKVGIRFADEPEAGAPKRFDFSYAHIMRTVNASLERLQTDYLDCLLLHRPDLLMEIDEVAQAFRELHAQGRVRHFGVSNHTPWQIMRLQAALDQPLVVNQIELSLIKSSLLDCAVVSGADRQPMVGTVADGTLDFHQLHKIRTQAWAPLAYGYLSGRRVGDEFKQGSEVKARIEATSALVSELAQKYRVAPEAIVVGWLLRLPAGVQPVVGTRDPARIKACAAAQKIELGREDWYRLFLAGRGQELP from the coding sequence ATGAGCGGCGAGATCGATTTCCAAGGCAAGAGCGTGAGCCGGTTGGCGCTGGGGTGTATGCACTTCGGCGGCGACTGGGCCCCGGGGACGGACATTTCCGAAGATGCCCGTCGGCAGGCGCGCGCGGCGCTGGTCGCGGCCCAAGAGGCGGGCATCAACTTCTTCGACCACGCCGACATTTATTGTCGGGGCCGCAGCGAGCGCCTGTTCGGGGAGTTGGCGCGCGAGCTGGGCCTGAAGCGGCGCGATTATGTGCTGCAGAGCAAGGTGGGCATCCGCTTTGCCGACGAGCCGGAGGCGGGCGCGCCCAAGCGTTTCGATTTTTCCTACGCGCACATCATGCGCACGGTCAACGCCTCGCTGGAGCGCCTGCAGACGGATTATCTCGACTGCCTCCTGCTCCATCGGCCCGATCTGCTGATGGAGATCGACGAGGTGGCGCAGGCTTTTCGCGAGCTGCATGCGCAGGGGCGGGTGCGGCATTTCGGCGTCTCCAACCATACCCCGTGGCAGATCATGCGTCTGCAGGCCGCGCTCGACCAGCCGCTCGTCGTCAACCAGATCGAGCTGAGTCTGATCAAGAGCAGCTTGCTCGATTGCGCGGTCGTCTCGGGGGCCGATCGCCAGCCGATGGTGGGCACGGTGGCAGATGGGACGCTCGATTTTCATCAGTTGCACAAGATTCGCACCCAGGCCTGGGCACCTTTGGCTTACGGCTATCTTTCCGGTCGCCGGGTAGGGGACGAGTTTAAGCAGGGCTCGGAGGTGAAGGCGCGGATCGAGGCCACGAGCGCCCTGGTCAGCGAGCTGGCGCAGAAGTACCGCGTGGCGCCGGAAGCGATCGTAGTGGGTTGGCTGCTACGCTTGCCCGCCGGCGTGCAGCCGGTGGTGGGGACGCGCGACCCTGCGCGGATCAAGGCTTGCGCCGCCGCCCAGAAAATCGAGCTGGGCCGCGAAGACTGGTACCGCCTCTTTTTGGCAGGTCGCGGGCAGGAGCTGCCTTAA
- a CDS encoding CTP synthase, translated as MTKYIFVTGGVVSSLGKGLTAAALGALLEQRGLRVKLQKFDPYLNVDPGTMNPFQHGEVYVLDDGSETDLDLGHYERFTNGNLSRHNNLTSGQIYDTIIRRERRGDFLGQTIQVIPHVTNEIKSRFDPNDEEVDVCITEIGGTVGDIEGLPFMEAIRQFVLEQGRQNVVTIHVTLVPYLAAAGELKTKPTQMSVAKLREIGIQPDILVCRTEKPLARDLRQKLSLFCNVPVKAVIEERDVETSIYEVPLMLENEGVDQLVLDQLGLGNLEVKEDAWPEVVRILKYPKHRIDIAVVGKYIELQDAYKSVYESITHGGIAHDCAVEVHRIDSEHLEAREAVAELAKYDGILVPGGFGSRGIEGKVQAARFAREQKIPYFGLCLGMQIAVIEFARNVAGLEGANSMEFNPQTAYPVINLMEDQRDVRDKGATMRLGAYECALLDGSWSRAAYGKPTVSERHRHRYEFNNQFREALQQAGLRLAGVNPQRDLVEIVENPDHPWFVGVQFHPEFQSKPRLPHPLFAAFIKASLERRKAHR; from the coding sequence ATGACCAAATACATTTTTGTCACCGGTGGCGTAGTTTCATCCTTGGGCAAGGGCCTCACGGCGGCCGCGCTCGGCGCTCTGCTTGAGCAGCGCGGGCTGCGGGTGAAGCTGCAGAAGTTCGACCCCTACCTCAACGTCGACCCGGGGACGATGAACCCCTTCCAGCACGGCGAAGTCTACGTGCTCGACGACGGCTCGGAGACCGACCTCGACCTCGGCCACTACGAGCGTTTTACCAACGGCAACCTCTCGCGCCACAACAACCTGACCTCCGGCCAGATCTACGACACGATCATCCGCCGCGAGCGCCGGGGCGACTTCCTGGGCCAGACGATCCAGGTGATCCCGCACGTGACGAACGAGATCAAGAGCCGCTTCGACCCGAACGACGAAGAGGTCGACGTGTGCATCACCGAGATCGGCGGCACGGTGGGCGACATCGAGGGCCTGCCCTTCATGGAAGCCATCCGCCAGTTCGTGCTCGAGCAGGGGCGCCAAAATGTGGTCACGATCCACGTGACGCTGGTGCCCTACCTCGCCGCCGCCGGTGAGCTGAAGACCAAACCGACCCAGATGAGCGTGGCCAAGCTGCGCGAGATCGGCATCCAGCCCGATATCCTCGTCTGCCGTACGGAAAAGCCGTTGGCCCGCGACCTGCGCCAAAAGCTGAGCCTTTTCTGCAACGTGCCCGTCAAGGCCGTGATCGAAGAGCGCGACGTGGAGACTTCGATTTACGAAGTGCCGCTGATGCTCGAAAACGAGGGCGTCGACCAGCTCGTGCTCGACCAGCTGGGCCTCGGCAATCTTGAGGTGAAGGAAGACGCGTGGCCGGAAGTGGTGCGCATCCTCAAATACCCCAAGCACCGGATCGACATCGCGGTGGTGGGCAAGTACATCGAGCTGCAGGACGCCTACAAGAGCGTCTACGAGTCGATCACCCACGGCGGTATCGCTCACGACTGCGCGGTGGAGGTCCACCGGATCGACTCCGAGCATCTGGAGGCCCGCGAAGCGGTCGCCGAGCTGGCGAAATACGACGGCATCCTCGTGCCTGGCGGCTTCGGCTCGCGCGGGATCGAGGGCAAGGTGCAGGCCGCCCGTTTTGCCCGCGAGCAGAAGATCCCTTACTTTGGTCTTTGCCTGGGGATGCAGATCGCGGTGATCGAGTTTGCCCGCAACGTGGCCGGCCTCGAGGGCGCGAACAGCATGGAGTTCAACCCGCAGACGGCCTACCCGGTGATCAACCTGATGGAAGACCAGCGCGACGTGCGCGACAAGGGTGCGACCATGCGCCTGGGGGCCTACGAGTGTGCTCTGCTCGATGGCAGCTGGTCGCGCGCGGCCTATGGCAAGCCGACCGTGTCGGAGCGCCACCGCCACCGCTACGAGTTCAACAACCAGTTCCGCGAGGCCTTGCAACAGGCGGGTCTGCGTCTGGCGGGCGTCAATCCGCAGCGCGACTTGGTGGAAATCGTCGAAAACCCCGACCACCCGTGGTTTGTGGGCGTGCAGTTCCACCCCGAGTTCCAGTCGAAGCCCCGCCTGCCGCACCCGCTCTTCGCCGCCTTCATCAAGGCCTCGCTCGAGCGCCGCAAGGCTCATCGCTAG
- a CDS encoding type II toxin-antitoxin system RelE/ParE family toxin — protein sequence MKIRILEEARADLLEGYRFYEFREPKLGDYFLNTLYSDIDRLNHIAGVHRLKAGFHWMLSRRFPYAIYYRVEDGVVSIYAVIDCRRDPDRIGRQLNRRGSGA from the coding sequence ATGAAGATCAGGATTCTTGAGGAAGCCAGGGCTGACCTGCTGGAGGGGTATCGCTTCTATGAGTTTAGGGAACCCAAGTTGGGTGACTACTTCCTGAATACTCTCTATTCCGATATTGACCGGCTGAACCATATCGCTGGCGTCCACCGGTTGAAGGCGGGCTTTCACTGGATGCTCTCCAGGCGCTTCCCTTATGCGATTTATTACCGGGTAGAAGACGGGGTGGTTTCGATCTATGCGGTTATCGATTGTCGCCGTGATCCCGACCGTATCGGGCGCCAACTGAACCGGCGTGGGAGCGGGGCTTGA
- a CDS encoding addiction module protein — protein sequence MKVVLPLEEMTLAEKLEVMETLWADISGEESTFSPPAWHEDVLRERERRAATGASSFSDWEIAKVEIRRAAHEDQDS from the coding sequence ATGAAAGTCGTGCTTCCTTTAGAGGAGATGACCTTGGCGGAGAAACTCGAAGTGATGGAAACCCTCTGGGCCGACATCAGTGGCGAGGAGAGCACGTTCAGTCCCCCGGCGTGGCATGAAGACGTGCTGCGGGAGCGTGAGCGAAGAGCGGCTACGGGGGCTTCTTCATTTTCGGACTGGGAGATTGCAAAGGTAGAGATCAGGCGCGCTGCTCATGAAGATCAGGATTCTTGA